One segment of Streptomyces roseifaciens DNA contains the following:
- the crcB gene encoding fluoride efflux transporter CrcB yields MTRGQGAVVCAVSLGGGAGAAARYGAGLLWPTPAGAFPWTTLLINVVGCALIGVLLTVIAELAAPHRLLRPFLGTGVLGGFTTFSTYTVDVQRLIEGGHVATALAYLAGTLAGALATVLVAATATKAFLLRRRAR; encoded by the coding sequence GTGACACGCGGACAGGGCGCGGTCGTCTGCGCGGTCTCCCTCGGAGGCGGCGCGGGGGCCGCCGCCCGCTACGGCGCCGGGCTGCTGTGGCCCACGCCGGCCGGTGCCTTCCCCTGGACCACCCTGCTGATCAACGTGGTGGGCTGCGCCCTGATCGGGGTGCTGCTGACGGTGATCGCCGAGCTCGCCGCGCCGCACCGGCTGCTGCGGCCGTTCCTCGGGACGGGGGTGCTCGGCGGGTTCACCACCTTCTCCACGTACACGGTGGACGTCCAGCGGCTGATCGAGGGCGGGCACGTGGCGACGGCACTCGCGTATCTGGCGGGCACGCTCGCCGGCGCACTGGCGACGGTCCTGGTGGCGGCCACGGCGACGAAGGCGTTCCTGCTGCGGAGGCGTGCGCGATGA
- a CDS encoding LysR substrate-binding domain-containing protein, which yields MQLQQLRYFATLAEVRHFTRAAESLHVAQPSLSQQIRALERELGAELFQRARGNITLTDAGEALLPLARKILADTETARREVQEVAQLRRGRVRLGAPPSLCASLVPDVLRAYHARYPGIELLVDEGGSQDLVRTLAAGGLDLALIITPLAVGAPALATTELLREDLVVVSAPGEPPPVRRRALRVADLEGLPLVMFRHGYDLREITMAACRAAGFEPVFTVEGGEMDAVLGFVRAGLGLAVVPGMVAARSGLRVTPFEGTRMRRTIALAHRKDVAPPRAARELRTVLLEHLGAAEA from the coding sequence GTGCAACTCCAGCAGCTCCGCTACTTCGCGACCCTGGCCGAAGTCCGTCACTTCACCCGGGCCGCCGAGTCCCTGCACGTCGCCCAGCCGTCGCTGTCCCAGCAGATCCGCGCCCTGGAGCGGGAGCTGGGTGCGGAGCTCTTCCAGCGCGCCCGCGGCAACATCACCCTCACCGACGCCGGCGAGGCGCTGCTGCCGCTGGCCCGGAAGATCCTGGCCGACACCGAGACGGCCCGGCGCGAGGTGCAGGAGGTCGCCCAGCTGCGGCGCGGCCGGGTGCGCCTCGGCGCCCCGCCCAGCCTCTGCGCGAGCCTCGTCCCCGACGTCCTGCGGGCCTACCACGCCCGCTACCCGGGCATCGAGCTCCTCGTCGACGAGGGCGGCTCCCAGGACCTCGTCCGCACCCTCGCCGCCGGCGGCCTCGACCTCGCCCTGATCATCACGCCCCTGGCCGTCGGCGCCCCGGCCCTCGCCACGACCGAGCTCCTGCGCGAGGACCTCGTCGTCGTCTCCGCCCCCGGCGAGCCCCCGCCCGTCCGGCGCCGCGCCCTGCGCGTGGCGGACCTGGAGGGCCTGCCCCTGGTGATGTTCCGCCACGGCTACGACCTGCGCGAGATCACCATGGCGGCCTGCCGCGCCGCCGGCTTCGAGCCGGTCTTCACCGTCGAGGGCGGCGAGATGGACGCGGTCCTCGGCTTCGTCCGCGCGGGCCTGGGCCTGGCGGTGGTCCCGGGCATGGTGGCGGCCCGCTCGGGCCTGCGGGTCACCCCCTTCGAGGGCACCCGCATGCGCCGCACGATCGCCCTGGCCCACCGCAAGGACGTCGCCCCGCCGCGCGCGGCGCGCGAGCTGCGGACGGTGCTGCTGGAGCACCTGGGGGCGGCGGAGGCCTGA
- a CDS encoding DUF190 domain-containing protein — protein sequence MTPQGARPRGRALRLTVFLTESDRWEHRPLSTEIVHRAHAAGLAGATVFRGIEGYGASSVVHTARLLSLSEDLPVTVVIVDTEERVRAFLPLLGAVTGERLVTLEPVEVPRLEPAPEGGA from the coding sequence ATGACGCCGCAGGGCGCGAGGCCCCGGGGCAGGGCGCTTCGCCTGACCGTCTTCCTCACCGAGTCGGACCGCTGGGAGCACCGCCCGCTGTCCACCGAGATCGTGCACCGTGCGCACGCCGCCGGGCTCGCGGGGGCGACGGTCTTCCGCGGGATCGAGGGCTACGGCGCCTCGTCCGTCGTCCACACCGCGCGGCTGCTCTCCCTGAGTGAGGACCTGCCGGTGACCGTGGTGATCGTGGACACGGAGGAGCGCGTACGGGCGTTCCTGCCGCTGCTGGGCGCGGTCACCGGGGAGCGTCTGGTCACGCTGGAGCCCGTCGAGGTCCCGCGGCTGGAGCCCGCGCCGGAGGGTGGCGCGTGA
- a CDS encoding succinate dehydrogenase cytochrome b subunit, with amino-acid sequence MALATRTDRPPSLIGSVWRSTVGKKAVMAVTGMIMLAYLVAHVVGNLKVFFGAGEFNHYGHWIRTVGEPFLHYEWFLWIARAALGTAVVLHGVAAYQLSRRDLAARPQKYARKRQRASYATRTMRWGGVILGLFIVWHVLDLTTLTVNPNAEEGRPYENLVASLDRPAVTAFYIAAMLALGLHIRHGFWSAAQTLGANSPRRDRALKFLANALALVLTCGFIAVPVGVLTGVVS; translated from the coding sequence ATGGCACTGGCGACCCGGACGGACCGTCCTCCGTCCCTCATCGGCTCCGTGTGGCGTTCGACCGTCGGCAAGAAGGCGGTCATGGCGGTCACCGGCATGATCATGCTGGCGTACCTGGTCGCCCACGTGGTGGGCAACCTGAAGGTGTTCTTCGGGGCCGGGGAGTTCAACCACTACGGGCACTGGATCCGCACCGTCGGCGAACCCTTCCTGCACTACGAGTGGTTCCTGTGGATCGCCCGCGCCGCCCTCGGGACGGCGGTCGTGCTGCACGGCGTGGCCGCGTACCAGCTCAGCCGCCGCGACCTCGCCGCGCGCCCGCAGAAGTACGCACGGAAGCGGCAGCGCGCGAGCTACGCCACCCGCACCATGCGCTGGGGCGGCGTGATCCTCGGGCTGTTCATCGTCTGGCACGTCCTCGACCTGACGACGCTGACGGTCAACCCCAACGCCGAGGAGGGCCGCCCCTACGAGAACCTCGTCGCCTCCCTCGACCGCCCCGCCGTCACGGCCTTCTACATCGCCGCGATGCTCGCCCTCGGGCTGCACATCCGGCACGGCTTCTGGAGCGCCGCCCAGACGCTGGGGGCGAATTCCCCCCGCCGCGACCGGGCGCTGAAGTTCCTGGCCAACGCGCTGGCGCTGGTGCTGACCTGCGGCTTCATAGCCGTACCCGTGGGCGTCCTGACAGGAGTCGTGAGCTGA
- the crcB gene encoding fluoride efflux transporter CrcB, protein MNWLLVVAGAMAGAPLRYLTDRAVQSRHDSVFPWGTFTVNVAGSLILGVLTTAAPSHLQLLLGTGLCGALTTYSTFSYETLVLTREGARGYAAANAVLSVVCGLGAAFAGVALGRGLWG, encoded by the coding sequence GTGAACTGGCTCCTCGTCGTCGCCGGCGCGATGGCCGGCGCGCCCCTGCGCTACCTCACCGACCGTGCGGTGCAGTCGCGCCACGACTCGGTCTTCCCCTGGGGCACGTTCACCGTGAACGTCGCGGGCAGCCTGATCCTGGGCGTCCTCACCACCGCCGCGCCCTCCCACCTGCAACTGCTCCTGGGTACGGGCCTGTGCGGCGCCCTCACGACGTACTCCACCTTCTCCTACGAGACGCTGGTCCTCACCCGCGAGGGCGCCCGCGGGTACGCGGCGGCGAACGCGGTCCTGAGCGTGGTGTGCGGGCTGGGCGCGGCCTTCGCTGGGGTGGCGCTGGGGCGGGGGCTGTGGGGCTGA